From the genome of Amycolatopsis sp. NBC_01488, one region includes:
- a CDS encoding PmoA family protein, producing the protein MSAAITVTHRHGDRVIVEAAGVQLMSYVYKPDPVAYESRKPYTHPLRTLRGRRVSGYRPADHRWHKGLQMTSSHLSGQNFWGGHTYVPGRWYQDLPDRIGSMRHDGFAGFGVDGDRLTFTERLTWVTHRGDEWARERRDIVVHSVEPDEGAWAIDWGIELTNVRDAPLVFGSPTTAGREQAGYTGLHWRGPRDFSGGRVLGPGGLGGDDMMGAQAPWLAFVGEHDDVDAHSTLVFAHSPENDHAIHESHWFVRSKDTPMVAFSWAFFEEFALPPGESFTYRYRIVVADGAWDRDQVTDYLGRHGWS; encoded by the coding sequence ATGAGCGCCGCGATCACCGTCACCCACCGGCACGGCGACCGGGTGATCGTCGAGGCCGCCGGGGTCCAGCTGATGTCCTATGTGTACAAGCCCGACCCCGTCGCCTACGAGTCGCGCAAGCCCTACACCCACCCGCTGCGCACCCTTCGCGGCCGGCGCGTCAGCGGGTACCGGCCTGCCGACCACCGGTGGCACAAGGGGCTGCAGATGACGTCGAGCCACCTGTCCGGCCAGAACTTCTGGGGTGGCCACACCTACGTCCCCGGCCGCTGGTACCAGGACCTGCCCGACCGGATCGGCTCGATGCGGCACGACGGGTTCGCCGGCTTCGGCGTCGACGGCGACCGGCTGACCTTCACCGAACGGCTCACCTGGGTGACCCACCGCGGCGACGAGTGGGCGCGCGAACGGCGCGACATCGTCGTCCACTCCGTCGAGCCCGACGAAGGTGCCTGGGCGATCGACTGGGGCATCGAGCTGACCAACGTCCGCGACGCGCCGCTCGTGTTCGGCAGCCCGACCACCGCCGGCCGTGAGCAGGCCGGGTACACCGGCCTGCACTGGCGGGGCCCGCGCGACTTCAGCGGCGGCCGCGTCCTCGGTCCCGGTGGTCTCGGCGGTGACGACATGATGGGCGCGCAGGCGCCGTGGCTGGCCTTCGTCGGCGAGCACGACGACGTCGACGCCCACTCGACGCTCGTCTTCGCGCATTCGCCGGAAAACGACCACGCGATCCACGAGTCGCACTGGTTCGTCCGCAGCAAGGACACGCCCATGGTGGCCTTCTCGTGGGCGTTCTTCGAAGAATTCGCCCTCCCGCCGGGAGAGAGCTTCACGTACCGCTACCGGATCGTCGTCGCCGACGGCGCTTGGGACCGCGATCAGGTGACCGACTACCTCGGCAGGCACGGATGGTCATGA
- a CDS encoding Gfo/Idh/MocA family protein, whose amino-acid sequence MNQTAIGVLLNGVTGRMGYRQHLLRSVLAIREQGGVELPDGTRVQLEPILAGRNAAKLKELADRHGLTAWTTDVDSALDDVRIYFDAQLTSAREPSVRAAIAAGKHIYAEKPLAETLPAALELAGLARDAGICHGVVHDKLFLPGLRKLRRLVDGGFFGRILSVRGEFGYWVFEGDWQEAQRPSWNYRAEDGGGIVLDMFCHWNYVLENLFGPVRAVTAKAVTHIPRRWDEQGEPYAATADDAAYGIFELESGAIAQINSSWSTRVFRDELVEFQVDGTEGSAVAGLRRCRVQHRSATPKPVWNPDLPATESFREQWQEVPDNAEFDNGFKAQWEEFVRDVVAGRQHRYDFFSAARGLQLAEAGLASSAEGRRVELKP is encoded by the coding sequence ATGAACCAGACCGCCATCGGAGTGCTGCTCAACGGGGTCACGGGCCGGATGGGTTATCGGCAGCACCTGCTCAGGTCGGTGCTGGCGATCCGCGAGCAGGGCGGGGTCGAGCTGCCCGACGGCACCCGCGTGCAGCTCGAGCCGATCCTCGCCGGACGTAACGCGGCGAAGCTGAAGGAACTCGCCGATCGGCACGGGTTGACCGCGTGGACGACCGACGTCGATTCGGCGTTGGACGACGTGCGGATCTACTTCGACGCGCAGCTGACGTCCGCGCGCGAACCGTCGGTGCGGGCGGCGATCGCCGCGGGCAAACACATTTACGCCGAGAAGCCCCTGGCCGAGACGCTGCCGGCGGCGCTCGAGCTGGCCGGGCTCGCGCGCGACGCCGGGATCTGCCACGGCGTCGTCCACGACAAGCTGTTCCTGCCCGGCCTGCGGAAGCTGCGGCGCCTGGTCGACGGCGGGTTCTTCGGACGGATCCTGTCGGTGCGCGGCGAGTTCGGCTACTGGGTCTTCGAGGGCGACTGGCAGGAGGCGCAGCGGCCGAGCTGGAACTACCGCGCCGAGGACGGCGGCGGGATCGTGCTCGACATGTTCTGCCACTGGAACTACGTGCTGGAGAACCTCTTCGGCCCGGTCCGCGCGGTGACGGCGAAGGCGGTCACGCACATCCCGCGTCGCTGGGACGAGCAGGGCGAGCCGTACGCGGCGACGGCCGACGACGCCGCGTACGGCATCTTCGAACTCGAGTCCGGGGCGATCGCCCAGATCAACTCGTCGTGGTCGACGCGGGTCTTCCGCGACGAGCTGGTCGAGTTCCAGGTCGACGGCACCGAGGGCAGCGCCGTCGCCGGCCTGCGGCGCTGCCGCGTCCAGCACCGCTCGGCGACGCCGAAGCCCGTGTGGAACCCGGACCTGCCGGCCACCGAATCCTTCCGCGAGCAGTGGCAGGAGGTGCCGGACAACGCCGAGTTCGACAACGGCTTCAAGGCGCAGTGGGAGGAGTTCGTCCGCGACGTGGTCGCCGGACGGCAACACCGCTACGACTTCTTCTCGGCCGCCCGCGGGTTGCAGCTCGCGGAGGCCGGGCTGGCGTCGTCGGCGGAGGGACGACGAGTGGAGCTGAAGCCCTAG
- a CDS encoding 2-hydroxyacid dehydrogenase: MTLTVLVPDDEGLTVLAEVPRVLPVRHQWGEPVPPEAAKAEVLIPGKHPPGEDLWRVLPNLRLVQLLSAGAEDWVGKVPDGVLLSTCRGAHGGSTAEWVVAVLLSMYRKLDVFGEAQREGRWERQSTDTLQGKRVLVIGAGDLGQHLRRRLEPFDARCTMVGMTAREGVHGVRELPALLGLHDAVVLMVPLTSRTRGMVDAEFLAEMRDGAVLVNVARGAVVVTDALVAELTTGRLRAALDVTDPEPPPAGHPLWTAPGLLLTPHVGGAVRGVRGRSYAVAAAEIARYAGGELPDNLVHGEY, from the coding sequence ATGACGTTGACCGTGCTGGTGCCCGACGACGAGGGCCTGACCGTGCTCGCCGAGGTGCCGCGGGTGCTGCCCGTGCGCCACCAGTGGGGCGAGCCGGTGCCGCCGGAGGCCGCGAAGGCCGAGGTGCTGATCCCCGGCAAGCACCCGCCGGGCGAGGATCTGTGGCGCGTGCTGCCCAACCTGAGGCTCGTCCAGCTGCTCTCCGCCGGTGCCGAGGATTGGGTCGGCAAGGTGCCCGACGGCGTCCTGCTCTCCACCTGCCGGGGCGCGCACGGCGGGAGCACCGCCGAGTGGGTGGTCGCCGTGCTGCTGTCGATGTACCGGAAGCTGGACGTCTTCGGCGAGGCGCAGCGCGAAGGCCGGTGGGAGCGGCAGAGCACCGACACGCTGCAGGGCAAGCGCGTGCTCGTGATCGGCGCCGGCGACCTGGGGCAGCACCTGCGACGGCGGCTCGAGCCGTTCGACGCGCGGTGCACGATGGTCGGGATGACCGCGCGGGAGGGCGTGCACGGCGTGCGGGAGCTGCCGGCGCTGCTCGGCCTGCACGACGCCGTCGTGCTGATGGTGCCGCTGACCTCGCGCACGCGGGGGATGGTCGACGCGGAGTTCCTCGCCGAGATGCGGGACGGCGCGGTGCTGGTGAACGTGGCGCGCGGCGCCGTCGTCGTCACCGACGCCTTGGTCGCCGAACTGACCACAGGCCGGCTGCGCGCCGCGCTCGACGTCACCGATCCCGAGCCGCCGCCGGCCGGGCACCCGCTGTGGACGGCGCCGGGGCTGCTGCTGACCCCGCACGTCGGCGGGGCCGTGCGCGGGGTGCGGGGGCGGTCGTACGCCGTCGCCGCGGCCGAAATCGCGCGATACGCGGGAGGGGAGCTACCGGACAACCTGGTACACGGCGAGTACTGA
- the ilvN gene encoding acetolactate synthase small subunit: protein MSVHTLSVLVENKPGVLARVSGLFSRRGFNIESLAVGPTENPEVSRMTIVVAVEELPLEQVTKQLNKLVNVIKIVELEQSTAVQRELLLVKVRADNTVRSQVLETVQLFRAKVVDVSPEALTVEATGTSDKIGALLRMLEPYGIRELVQSGMVAVGRGARSITATSPR, encoded by the coding sequence ATGAGCGTCCACACGCTGAGTGTCCTGGTCGAGAACAAGCCCGGTGTGCTCGCGCGCGTCTCGGGCCTGTTCTCCCGCCGCGGGTTCAACATCGAGTCCCTCGCCGTCGGGCCCACGGAGAACCCCGAGGTGTCCCGCATGACGATCGTGGTCGCCGTGGAAGAGCTACCGCTCGAACAGGTGACGAAGCAGCTCAACAAGCTGGTCAACGTGATCAAGATCGTCGAGCTGGAGCAGTCGACCGCCGTGCAGCGCGAACTGCTGCTGGTGAAGGTGCGCGCCGACAACACCGTGCGCAGCCAGGTCCTCGAAACCGTCCAGCTCTTCCGTGCGAAGGTGGTGGACGTGTCCCCGGAGGCGCTCACCGTCGAGGCGACCGGGACGTCGGACAAGATCGGTGCGCTGCTGCGGATGCTGGAGCCGTATGGCATCCGCGAGCTGGTGCAGTCCGGCATGGTCGCAGTCGGGCGTGGCGCCCGTTCCATCACCGCGACTTCGCCCCGTTGA
- a CDS encoding PQQ-dependent sugar dehydrogenase, translating to MRTRYRTTLLAILACGVLLPAGCARFDDTAAGQTFSPAPVASPESPPEVQGPGADSGGEDHQVQPGPATQVPPPQGCKDFDPSVIATCLDTVAAVAGLPGDGSTPSALAGERKSGRVLLATPGKDATDFAKLDVQAAGDGGLTGLALSPSYVEDQLVFAYVTTATDNRVVRFARGQAAKPVLTGIPKGATGNRGTISADNRGALLVATGDAGDPNAAADPNSLAGKVLRIDTSGKAAAGNPNGALTVTAGLHAPGGLCASADGGRVWVTDRLADKDVIYRVQAGQPLTTPAWTWTDKPGVAGCADFVDANGSVSVGTSLAGNLQNLPVTAEGAISGKPTVSLDGKTGKPPETFGRLAGMSMINPQLAVAGTVNKDGGTPVSSDDRVVLITPATSGGGNGRD from the coding sequence ATGCGAACCCGGTACCGGACGACCCTGCTGGCGATCTTGGCCTGCGGCGTCCTGCTGCCCGCCGGGTGCGCGCGGTTCGACGACACCGCGGCGGGCCAGACGTTCAGCCCCGCGCCCGTGGCGAGCCCCGAGTCGCCGCCCGAGGTCCAGGGCCCCGGCGCGGACTCCGGCGGCGAAGACCACCAGGTCCAGCCCGGGCCGGCCACGCAGGTCCCGCCGCCGCAGGGCTGCAAGGACTTCGACCCGTCGGTGATCGCGACCTGCCTGGACACGGTCGCGGCGGTGGCCGGCCTGCCGGGTGACGGTTCGACGCCGAGCGCGCTCGCGGGCGAGCGCAAGAGCGGCCGGGTGCTGCTGGCGACGCCGGGCAAGGACGCCACCGACTTCGCGAAGCTCGACGTCCAGGCGGCCGGGGACGGCGGCTTGACCGGGCTCGCGCTTTCGCCGTCGTACGTCGAGGACCAGCTCGTGTTCGCCTACGTGACGACGGCGACGGACAACCGCGTCGTGCGCTTCGCCAGGGGCCAGGCAGCCAAGCCGGTGCTCACCGGGATCCCGAAGGGCGCCACCGGCAACCGCGGCACGATCAGCGCCGACAATCGCGGCGCCCTGCTCGTCGCGACCGGTGACGCGGGTGACCCGAACGCCGCCGCCGACCCGAACTCCCTGGCCGGGAAGGTGCTGCGGATCGACACGTCCGGCAAGGCCGCGGCGGGCAACCCGAACGGCGCGCTGACCGTGACGGCCGGGCTGCACGCGCCGGGCGGGCTGTGCGCGTCCGCCGACGGCGGCCGGGTCTGGGTCACCGACCGGCTCGCCGACAAGGACGTCATCTACCGGGTGCAGGCCGGGCAGCCGCTGACGACGCCGGCGTGGACGTGGACCGACAAGCCGGGGGTCGCGGGCTGCGCCGACTTCGTGGACGCGAACGGCTCGGTCTCGGTCGGGACGTCGCTGGCCGGAAACCTGCAGAACCTGCCCGTGACGGCCGAAGGCGCGATCAGCGGCAAGCCGACGGTGAGCCTCGACGGGAAGACCGGCAAGCCGCCGGAGACGTTCGGGCGGCTCGCCGGGATGAGCATGATCAACCCGCAGCTCGCGGTGGCGGGCACGGTCAACAAGGACGGCGGCACGCCGGTCTCGAGTGACGACCGCGTCGTCCTGATCACACCGGCGACCTCCGGCGGCGGCAACGGCCGGGACTGA
- a CDS encoding acetolactate synthase large subunit, with protein MTSATSRSDAKPGPTPGTPGARPKPAPPAGTPVRVTGAQSLVRSLEAVGAEVVFGIPGGTILPAYDPLLDSTKVRHILVRHEQGAGHAATGYAQATGKVGVCMATSGPGATNLVTPLADANMDSVPVVAITGQQSRALIGTDAFQEADICGITMPITKHNFLVTDPADIPRTIAEAFHLASTGRPGPVLVDIPKDVLQEMTSFSWPTELRLPGYRPTLRPHGKQVREAAKLIAKSRRPVLYVGGGVIKADAHEQLKQLAELTNIPVVTTLMARGAFPDSHPQHLGMPGMHGSVAAVAAMQRADLLIALGARFDDRVTGQLSSFAPDAAIVHADIDPAEISKNRKADVPIVGDCKEIIGELIAAVTTEFEHGGQPDLTDWWTQADDWRKTYPAGYEWPDDGSLSPQYVIERIGQLVGPDAVYAAGVGQHQMWAAQFVKYEHPRTWINSGGLGTMGYAVPAAMGAQFGVPDTPVWAIDGDGCFQMTNQELATCAIEGAPIKVAVINNGNLGMVRQWQNLFYSERYSNTDLGTHKHRIPDFVLLAEALGCAGLRCETREDVDATIRRAMEINDRPVVIDFVVGKDAQVWPMVAAGTGNDEIMAVRGIRPLFDDDEVSVETVKEDTAAHAAGEGER; from the coding sequence ATGACCAGTGCCACGTCGCGCAGCGACGCGAAACCCGGGCCGACGCCCGGAACGCCCGGAGCACGTCCGAAGCCGGCGCCACCGGCGGGAACCCCGGTGCGCGTCACCGGCGCCCAGTCGCTCGTGCGCTCGCTCGAGGCGGTCGGCGCCGAGGTGGTCTTCGGCATTCCGGGCGGCACCATCCTGCCCGCCTACGACCCGCTGCTGGACTCGACGAAGGTCCGCCACATCCTGGTCCGTCACGAGCAGGGCGCGGGGCACGCCGCCACCGGCTACGCGCAGGCCACCGGCAAGGTCGGCGTCTGCATGGCGACGTCGGGCCCGGGCGCGACCAACCTGGTCACCCCGCTGGCCGACGCGAACATGGACTCCGTCCCGGTCGTGGCCATCACCGGGCAGCAGAGCCGGGCGCTGATCGGCACCGACGCGTTCCAGGAAGCCGACATCTGCGGCATCACCATGCCGATCACCAAGCACAACTTCCTCGTCACGGACCCCGCGGACATCCCGCGGACCATCGCCGAGGCGTTCCACCTGGCGTCCACGGGCCGACCCGGCCCGGTGCTGGTGGACATCCCCAAGGACGTGCTGCAGGAGATGACCTCGTTCTCCTGGCCGACCGAGCTGCGCCTGCCGGGCTATCGCCCCACGCTGCGCCCGCACGGCAAGCAGGTCCGCGAAGCCGCGAAGCTCATCGCGAAGTCGCGCCGCCCGGTGCTCTACGTCGGCGGCGGCGTCATCAAGGCGGACGCGCACGAGCAGCTGAAGCAGCTCGCCGAGCTGACGAACATCCCCGTCGTCACCACGCTGATGGCGCGCGGCGCGTTCCCCGACTCGCACCCGCAGCACCTCGGCATGCCGGGCATGCACGGCTCGGTCGCCGCCGTCGCCGCGATGCAGCGCGCCGACCTCCTGATCGCGCTCGGCGCCCGGTTCGACGACCGCGTCACCGGCCAGCTGTCGTCCTTCGCGCCGGACGCCGCGATCGTGCACGCCGACATCGACCCGGCCGAGATCTCCAAGAACCGCAAGGCCGACGTGCCGATCGTGGGCGACTGCAAGGAGATCATCGGCGAGCTGATCGCCGCGGTGACGACGGAGTTCGAGCACGGTGGCCAGCCCGACCTCACCGACTGGTGGACGCAGGCCGATGACTGGCGCAAGACCTACCCGGCCGGCTACGAGTGGCCCGACGACGGTTCGCTGTCGCCGCAGTACGTCATCGAGCGGATCGGCCAGCTGGTCGGCCCGGACGCGGTGTACGCCGCCGGCGTCGGGCAGCACCAGATGTGGGCCGCGCAGTTCGTCAAGTACGAGCACCCGCGCACCTGGATCAACTCCGGCGGTCTCGGCACCATGGGCTACGCGGTGCCCGCCGCGATGGGTGCGCAGTTCGGCGTCCCGGACACCCCGGTGTGGGCGATCGACGGCGACGGCTGCTTCCAGATGACCAACCAGGAGCTGGCCACCTGCGCCATCGAAGGCGCGCCGATCAAGGTCGCCGTGATCAACAACGGCAACCTGGGCATGGTCCGGCAGTGGCAGAACCTCTTCTATTCGGAGCGGTACTCCAACACCGACCTCGGCACGCACAAGCACCGCATCCCGGACTTCGTGCTGCTGGCCGAGGCGCTGGGCTGTGCCGGGCTGCGGTGCGAGACGCGCGAAGACGTCGACGCCACCATCCGCCGCGCGATGGAGATCAACGACCGCCCCGTCGTGATCGACTTCGTCGTGGGGAAGGATGCCCAGGTGTGGCCGATGGTCGCGGCCGGCACCGGCAACGACGAGATCATGGCGGTCCGGGGCATCCGGCCGCTGTTCGACGACGACGAGGTTTCGGTCGAGACGGTCAAGGAAGACACAGCCGCCCATGCCGCCGGGGAAGGTGAGCGCTGA
- the ilvD gene encoding dihydroxy-acid dehydratase has translation MPPLRSRTTTHGRNAAGARSLWRATGMTDSDFGKPIVAIANSYTQFVPGHVHLKDLGEIVAGAVKEAGGVAREFHTIAVDDGIAMGHSGMLYSLPSREIIADSVEYMVNAHQADALVCISNCDKITPGMLNAAMRLNIPVVFVSGGPMEAGKAVVVGGVAQAPTDLITAIAASASPEVDEDGLSIVERSACPTCGSCSGMFTANSMNCLTEALGLSLPGNGSTLATHAARRALFEEAGRTVVELCRRWYENDDDSVLPRSIASKAAFENAMALDMAMGGSTNTVLHILAAAQEGEVDFTIADIDAIGRRVPCLSKVAPNSDYHMEDVHRAGGIPAILGELYRGGLLNTDVRSVHSDDLDSWLSAWDIRASSPSAVALELFHAAPGGVRTTEAFSTENRWSSLDTDAAGGCIRDVEHAYTKDGGLAILRGNLAENGAVIKAAGIDEDLWHFEGPARVLESQEEAVSAILKKEIQPGEVLVIRYEGPAGGPGMQEMLHPTAFLKGSGLGKKCALITDGRFSGGSSGISVGHISPEAAAGGLIGLVENGDRILLDIHERRLELLVDAEILAERRSKMETSERPWQPKERQRPVTAALRAYARMATSADTGAVRDVNK, from the coding sequence GTGCCGCCTCTCCGTTCCCGGACCACCACCCACGGCCGCAACGCGGCGGGCGCGCGCTCGCTCTGGCGCGCCACCGGCATGACCGACAGCGACTTCGGCAAGCCGATCGTGGCGATCGCCAACTCCTACACCCAGTTCGTGCCCGGCCACGTGCACCTCAAGGACCTCGGCGAGATCGTCGCCGGCGCGGTGAAGGAAGCGGGCGGCGTCGCGCGCGAGTTCCACACGATCGCCGTCGACGACGGCATCGCCATGGGTCACTCCGGCATGCTCTACTCGCTGCCCTCGCGCGAGATCATCGCCGACTCGGTCGAGTACATGGTCAACGCGCACCAGGCCGACGCACTGGTGTGCATCTCCAACTGCGACAAGATCACCCCGGGCATGCTGAACGCCGCGATGCGGCTCAACATCCCGGTGGTGTTCGTCTCCGGCGGCCCGATGGAGGCCGGCAAGGCCGTCGTCGTGGGCGGCGTCGCGCAGGCCCCGACCGACCTGATCACCGCGATCGCGGCGTCGGCGAGCCCCGAGGTCGACGAGGACGGTCTCTCGATCGTCGAGCGCTCGGCGTGCCCGACCTGCGGGTCGTGCTCCGGCATGTTCACGGCGAACTCGATGAACTGCCTCACCGAGGCGCTCGGTTTGTCGCTTCCCGGCAACGGTTCGACGCTGGCGACGCACGCGGCGCGTCGCGCGCTGTTCGAGGAGGCCGGACGCACGGTCGTCGAGCTGTGCCGCCGCTGGTACGAAAACGACGACGACTCGGTCCTGCCGCGCTCGATCGCGTCGAAGGCGGCGTTCGAGAACGCGATGGCCCTCGACATGGCGATGGGCGGCTCGACGAACACCGTGCTGCACATCCTCGCCGCCGCCCAGGAGGGCGAGGTCGACTTCACGATCGCCGACATCGACGCGATCGGCCGCCGCGTGCCGTGCTTGTCGAAGGTGGCACCGAACTCGGACTACCACATGGAGGACGTCCACCGCGCGGGCGGAATCCCGGCGATCCTGGGCGAGCTGTACCGCGGCGGGCTGCTGAACACCGACGTCCGGTCGGTCCACTCCGACGACCTCGACTCGTGGCTTTCCGCTTGGGACATCCGGGCTTCGTCGCCCTCTGCTGTTGCGCTTGAGCTGTTCCACGCGGCGCCAGGCGGGGTTCGCACGACGGAAGCGTTCTCGACGGAGAACCGCTGGTCATCCCTGGACACGGACGCGGCGGGCGGCTGCATCCGCGACGTCGAGCACGCGTACACGAAGGACGGCGGCCTGGCGATCCTGCGCGGCAACCTCGCCGAAAACGGCGCGGTGATCAAGGCCGCGGGCATCGACGAGGACCTGTGGCACTTCGAGGGCCCGGCGCGGGTGCTGGAGAGCCAGGAGGAGGCCGTGTCGGCGATCCTGAAGAAGGAGATCCAGCCGGGCGAGGTGCTGGTGATCCGCTACGAGGGTCCGGCGGGCGGCCCGGGCATGCAGGAGATGCTGCACCCGACGGCGTTCCTCAAGGGCTCCGGCCTGGGCAAGAAGTGCGCCCTGATCACCGACGGCCGCTTTTCGGGCGGCTCGTCGGGCATCTCGGTGGGCCACATCTCCCCGGAGGCGGCGGCGGGCGGCCTGATCGGCCTGGTGGAGAACGGCGACCGCATCCTGCTGGACATCCACGAGCGCCGGCTGGAACTGCTGGTGGACGCGGAGATCCTGGCCGAGCGCCGGTCGAAGATGGAGACGTCGGAGCGGCCGTGGCAGCCGAAGGAGCGCCAGCGCCCGGTGACGGCGGCGCTGCGGGCGTACGCCCGGATGGCGACGTCGGCGGACACGGGCGCGGTCCGCGACGTGAACAAGTAA
- a CDS encoding DoxX family membrane protein has translation MSSGDDFSQQPTSLLSGVEDDGADDTPRQGGLGLGLLVLRLALGATMGAHGLQHLFGLFGGPGISGFARMLETFGYHKQTTLLSWITGVTELGGGVLVVVGLFTPLAAAGLLGVAANAVYAKFHGGFFEGQGQGFELELLLGAVSLGLLFTGAGPISLERNTPWRKRPLPLGLVSLLLAAAAAVVVIVLTR, from the coding sequence GTGAGCAGTGGAGACGACTTTTCGCAGCAGCCCACCAGCCTCCTGTCGGGCGTCGAGGACGACGGGGCGGACGACACCCCGCGCCAGGGCGGGCTCGGGCTCGGCCTGCTGGTCCTGCGGCTGGCGCTCGGCGCGACCATGGGCGCCCACGGCCTGCAGCACCTGTTCGGCCTGTTCGGCGGGCCGGGCATCAGCGGGTTCGCGCGGATGCTGGAGACGTTCGGCTACCACAAGCAGACGACGCTGCTGTCGTGGATCACCGGCGTCACCGAGCTGGGCGGCGGCGTGCTGGTGGTCGTCGGGCTGTTCACGCCGCTGGCCGCGGCGGGCCTGCTCGGCGTGGCGGCGAACGCCGTGTACGCGAAGTTCCACGGCGGGTTCTTCGAAGGGCAGGGGCAGGGCTTCGAGCTCGAGCTGCTGCTGGGGGCCGTCTCGCTGGGGCTGCTGTTCACCGGGGCCGGGCCGATTTCGCTGGAGCGGAACACGCCTTGGCGGAAGCGGCCATTGCCGCTGGGGCTGGTTTCGCTGCTGCTGGCCGCCGCGGCGGCCGTCGTGGTCATCGTTTTGACGAGGTAG
- a CDS encoding cupin domain-containing protein, which produces MNEFPLPGGIGVSHLRAYDWAAEDGVCGGSPHLHLACTEAYVVTAGEGAVQTLSTGGYAETPLEAGVIAWFAPGTVHRMVQRGGLRVTVLMQNSGLPEAGDAVFTFPPDVLADPAAYAEAAALPKSDDAAKRRRDLAIGGYLPLREALLDGDPEPLRAFHRAAVALVSPKIGDWVPRWQAGALKAAELTGAHLKALADGDGSHLEQSGVRVATPSNPDGYGMCGRRAEYDIPGVTSPSGEDALDQEGRR; this is translated from the coding sequence ATGAACGAATTCCCGCTACCGGGCGGCATCGGCGTATCGCACCTGCGCGCCTACGACTGGGCGGCCGAAGACGGCGTCTGCGGCGGCAGCCCGCACCTGCACCTCGCCTGTACCGAGGCCTACGTCGTCACGGCGGGGGAGGGCGCCGTCCAGACGCTGAGCACCGGCGGGTACGCCGAGACGCCGCTCGAAGCCGGCGTGATCGCGTGGTTCGCTCCGGGCACAGTCCACCGGATGGTGCAGCGTGGCGGCCTACGCGTCACCGTCCTCATGCAGAACAGCGGCCTGCCCGAGGCGGGCGACGCCGTGTTCACCTTCCCGCCCGACGTCCTCGCCGACCCAGCCGCGTACGCCGAGGCCGCCGCGTTGCCGAAATCCGACGACGCCGCCAAACGACGTCGTGACCTGGCGATTGGTGGCTACCTGCCGCTGCGGGAGGCGCTGCTGGACGGCGATCCGGAGCCGCTGCGGGCTTTCCACCGGGCGGCCGTCGCGCTGGTGTCGCCGAAAATCGGAGACTGGGTACCGCGCTGGCAGGCCGGGGCTCTGAAGGCCGCCGAACTGACCGGTGCGCACCTCAAGGCTCTCGCCGACGGCGACGGGAGCCACCTCGAGCAGTCGGGCGTCCGGGTCGCGACGCCGTCGAACCCGGACGGCTACGGCATGTGCGGGCGCCGCGCGGAATACGACATCCCGGGTGTCACCTCGCCCTCCGGCGAAGACGCCCTCGACCAGGAAGGCCGGCGATGA
- a CDS encoding PH domain-containing protein, whose protein sequence is MAEKEQDEGRKAVFRIPRTSFMAIALLTVCVTPIALGEIPYLQWLYLFPIGLAVFVIRTRTIATREGLATRTMFGHRDVPWSALKGLAITKKSRVQAVLKDDTKVPLPTVRTRHLPVLSLVSEGLVADPSGLLDAEDIKPAETEASPGE, encoded by the coding sequence GTGGCCGAAAAAGAGCAGGACGAAGGCCGGAAGGCCGTCTTCCGGATCCCCCGCACGTCGTTCATGGCGATCGCACTCCTGACGGTCTGCGTGACGCCGATCGCCCTCGGCGAGATCCCGTACCTGCAGTGGCTCTACCTCTTCCCGATCGGCCTCGCGGTGTTCGTGATCCGGACCCGCACGATCGCGACGCGCGAAGGCCTCGCGACCCGCACGATGTTCGGCCACCGGGACGTCCCGTGGTCGGCGTTGAAGGGGCTGGCGATCACCAAGAAGTCGCGCGTGCAGGCGGTGCTCAAGGACGACACGAAGGTGCCGCTGCCGACCGTCCGCACTCGGCACCTGCCGGTGCTTTCGCTGGTCAGCGAAGGTCTCGTCGCCGATCCGAGCGGCCTTCTGGACGCCGAGGACATCAAGCCCGCCGAGACCGAGGCGTCGCCCGGCGAATAG